The Vidua chalybeata isolate OUT-0048 chromosome 6, bVidCha1 merged haplotype, whole genome shotgun sequence genome has a segment encoding these proteins:
- the SLC35C1 gene encoding GDP-fucose transporter 1, translating into MSRAQLTRTGILRMALGGGGADPLLPAEGGGGRRAPFLLRALRIAVVVCLYWFTSIAMVFLNKYLLDSPSLRLDAPLFVTFFQCALTAALCLGLSLGAACGPPCAGLPTLRLDPKVSRSVLPLSAVFIGMVTSNNLCLKHVGVAFYNVGRSLTTVFNVLLSYLLLKQTTSLYALLACGVIIGGFWLGVDQEGAEGTLSWTGIFFGILASLCVSLNAIYTKKVLPVVDGSIWRLTFYNNINACVLFFPLMVLLGEFRTLYHFDKLGSPSFWGMMTLGGVFGFAIGYVTGLQIKFTSPLTHNVSGTAKACAQTVLAVIYFEETKSFLWWTSNLMVLGGSFAYTWVKGLEMRKVQEDPNVKSGERNDTGV; encoded by the exons ATGAGCAGAGCGCAGCTGACGCGGACGGGGATCCTGCGGATGGCGctgggcggcggcggcgctgacCCGCTGCTgccggcggagggcggcgggggccggcgggCGCCCTTCCTGCTGCGGGCGCTGCGCATCGCTGTGGTGGTCTGCCTCTACTGGTTCACCTCCATCGCCATGGTCTTCCTCAACAAGTACCTGCTGGACAGCCCCTCGCTGCGCCTCGACGCCCCTCTCTTCGTCACCTTTTTCCAGTGCGCCCTCACGGCCGCCCTCTGCCTGGGCCTCAGCCTGGGGGCGGCCTGCGGGCCCCCCTGCGCCGGCCTGCCCACCCTCCGCCTCGACCCCAAGGTGTCCCGCAGCGTCCTGCCCCTCTCCGCCGTCTTCATCGGCATGGTCACCTCCAACAACCTCTGCCTCAAGCATGTCGGCGTGGCCTTCTACAACGTGGGGCGCTCCCTCACCACCGTATTCAACGTGCTGCTCTCCTACCTCCTCCTCAAGCAGACCACCTCCCTCTATGCCCTTCTGGCCTGCGGAGTTATCATAG GTGGCTTCTGGCTGGGTGTTGaccaggaaggagcagagggtACTCTGTCATGGACAGGTATATTCTTTGGGATCTTAGCAAGCCTTTGTGTCTCTCTCAATGCCATCTATACCAAGAAAGTGCTGCCTGTGGTGGATGGTAGCATCTGGCGCCTGACCTTCTACAACAACATCAACGCTTGCGTCCTGTTCTTCCCCCTCATGGTGCTGCTGGGCGAGTTCCGCACCCTCTACCACTTTGACAAGCTGGGGAGCCCCAGTTTTTGGGGCATGATGACCTTGGGGGGAGTGTTTGGCTTTGCCATTGGGTATGTGACTGGACTTCAGATTAAGTTCACTAGCCCACTCACCCACAACGTGTCTGGGACAGCCAAGGCCTGTGCACAAACAGTGTTGGCTGTTATCTACTTTGAGGAGACAAAGAGCTTCTTGTGGTGGACGAGTAACTTGATGGTTCTGGGGGGCTCCTTTGCCTACACATGGGTGAAAGGGCTGGAAATGAGAAAGGTGCAAGAGGATCCTAATGTCAAAAGTGGTGAAAGAAATGACACTGGTGTGTAG